One part of the Homalodisca vitripennis isolate AUS2020 unplaced genomic scaffold, UT_GWSS_2.1 ScUCBcl_2739;HRSCAF=7798, whole genome shotgun sequence genome encodes these proteins:
- the LOC124372199 gene encoding histone H2A, whose amino-acid sequence MSGRGKGGKVKGKAKSRSSRAGLQFPVGRIHRLLRKGNYAERVGAGAPVYLAAVMEYLAAEVLELAGNAARDNKKTRIIPRHLQLAIRNDEELNKLLSGVTIAQGGVLPNIQAVLLPKKTEKKA is encoded by the coding sequence ATGTCAGGACGAGGCAAAGGCGGTAAAGTGAAGGGAAAGGCAAAGTCCCGCTCGTCCAGGGCCGGTCTTCAGTTCCCGGTCGGCAGGATCCACCGTCTGCTCCGCAAGGGCAACTACGCCGAGCGAGTGGGTGCCGGAGCTCCGGTCTACCTGGCCGCCGTCATGGAGTATCTCGCCGCCGAGGTTCTCGAGTTGGCCGGTAACGCGGCCCGTGACAACAAGAAGACCAGGATCATTCCCCGTCACCTTCAGCTGGCCATCAGGAATGACGAGGAGCTGAACAAGCTCCTGTCCGGTGTCACCATCGCCCAGGGAGGTGTACTGCCAAACATCCAGGCCGTGCTCCTGCCCAAGAAGACCGAGAAGAAGGCCTAA